Proteins encoded within one genomic window of Deltaproteobacteria bacterium:
- a CDS encoding ABC transporter ATP-binding protein, translating into MTCAQLALCAVSKTYDGHPVLSEVSFRILAGEHTALLGPSGCGKSTVLRLLAGLEAPSVGEVLMDSHVVSQPQRVLLPPHRRGISMVFQDLALWPNLSVMDNVLLGLAGAGLSKQERRKRAQEALALCAIESLGDRKPSQLSGGQQQRVALARAIAVQPTYLLLDEPFSGLDLVTKAVLLKEISVLAANRKLTIILVTHDPVEATALCRSVLILENGRVQEGGVLEDLLRIPQSETLRVFRSHLWGTEPRLGS; encoded by the coding sequence ATGACCTGTGCTCAGCTTGCCCTGTGCGCCGTCTCAAAAACATACGATGGACACCCCGTTCTCTCCGAAGTGTCGTTCCGTATCCTCGCTGGGGAACATACCGCACTCCTGGGTCCGTCTGGCTGCGGGAAATCGACGGTCCTGCGCTTGCTGGCCGGTCTTGAGGCTCCCTCTGTTGGTGAGGTGCTGATGGATAGCCATGTCGTGTCCCAGCCGCAGCGGGTTCTGCTGCCTCCTCATCGGCGAGGGATATCTATGGTGTTCCAAGACTTGGCCTTATGGCCGAACCTCTCGGTGATGGACAATGTGCTGTTGGGACTCGCGGGCGCGGGGTTATCGAAGCAGGAGCGCAGAAAGCGCGCCCAAGAAGCCCTTGCTCTCTGTGCTATCGAGTCCTTAGGAGACCGCAAGCCAAGTCAACTCTCTGGAGGGCAGCAACAGCGCGTCGCCTTGGCCCGGGCGATCGCCGTGCAGCCTACCTATCTCTTGCTAGACGAACCGTTCTCAGGACTTGATCTCGTGACGAAGGCAGTGCTGCTCAAAGAGATCTCCGTGCTTGCAGCGAACCGGAAACTCACCATCATCTTGGTCACCCATGATCCAGTGGAAGCTACCGCCTTGTGTCGTTCGGTTCTTATTCTGGAGAATGGGCGCGTGCAAGAAGGAGGAGTGCTAGAGGACCTTCTACGTATTCCGCAGTCTGAAACCCTCAGAGTGTTCCGCTCCCACCTGTGGGGAACAGAACCTCGCCTCGGTTCGTAG
- a CDS encoding extracellular solute-binding protein — protein MTWRFIGCLIAVLVAGACNRSSAPEVVVYTSVDDVFARPIAERFEKETGIVVRLTTDTEETKSAGLLNRLIVEKERPQADVFWSGDPIRAAILKAKGVSAPYRPSYADGLPQHFSDPEGHWTGFSARARVLIYNRNFVPEDQEPQSVMDLLTPRFKDKACIANPLFGTTSMHAAALFAVLGEEKARAFFEEFAANGGKILSSNGEVRRRVAAGEFAVGIADTDDVNVARLEGKPVGVVYPDSDGMGTLIIPNCAVLIAGGPHAEAGRRFIDYLLRPEIEKSLAESEAAQMPLRPGVPTPPDMITIDKLKPMAVDYTRLAGLLEKLSRGYLKEWIDRNSR, from the coding sequence ATGACGTGGCGCTTCATCGGATGCCTTATCGCTGTGCTGGTCGCAGGGGCGTGTAATCGGAGTTCTGCCCCAGAAGTAGTGGTCTATACCTCTGTAGACGATGTCTTCGCCAGACCCATCGCGGAGCGCTTTGAGAAAGAAACGGGGATCGTGGTCCGACTGACGACTGACACGGAGGAAACTAAGAGCGCAGGTCTGCTGAATCGCTTGATCGTGGAAAAGGAACGACCGCAAGCGGACGTGTTTTGGAGTGGAGACCCTATCCGCGCGGCGATTCTGAAAGCGAAAGGTGTGTCCGCGCCCTACCGTCCGTCATACGCCGATGGGCTGCCACAGCACTTCTCCGATCCAGAGGGGCATTGGACTGGCTTCTCCGCGCGGGCGCGCGTATTGATCTACAATCGCAATTTTGTGCCTGAAGACCAAGAGCCACAGTCGGTCATGGATCTTTTAACCCCTCGCTTCAAGGACAAAGCGTGCATCGCCAATCCACTCTTCGGCACGACGTCGATGCATGCAGCGGCCCTGTTTGCCGTGCTGGGCGAAGAGAAGGCCAGAGCATTCTTTGAAGAATTTGCCGCAAATGGGGGTAAAATTCTTTCCTCAAACGGCGAAGTCCGTCGCCGGGTCGCAGCTGGTGAATTCGCTGTGGGGATTGCGGACACTGACGATGTGAATGTCGCGCGACTCGAAGGCAAGCCGGTCGGCGTGGTCTACCCCGACTCTGATGGGATGGGAACGCTCATCATCCCCAACTGTGCGGTGTTGATCGCAGGAGGCCCTCATGCAGAGGCAGGACGGCGGTTCATCGATTATCTGCTGCGACCAGAGATTGAAAAAAGCCTGGCCGAAAGCGAGGCGGCCCAGATGCCGCTCAGGCCTGGCGTGCCCACTCCGCCCGACATGATCACTATTGATAAGTTAAAGCCGATGGCGGTGGACTATACCAGGCTGGCTGGTCTCCTGGAGAAACTTTCGCGGGGATATTTGAAAGAGTGGATAGATCGGAACAGCCGATGA
- a CDS encoding chromate transporter, whose protein sequence is MTDAPTPKTTTAEQQPSSTSADTAPCTLQEFLLYFLRLGTFGFGGPIALAGYMQRDLVENRRWITKQDYVEGLALAQLAPGPLAAQLAIYLGWVRAGTFGATLVSAAFILPSFLMVLVISVLYVRYGGLSWMQGSFYGIGAAVIAIIARSAYKLVRLTLAKDRLLWVLFCVSALVTAWTESEIIWLFVLCGVVALFFKAPPFFGSRSVALSLAPWPVWLLTGLHGSASGGVLWTVTWYFAEAGAFVFGSGLAIVPFLYGGVVEQFQWLNERQFLDAVAVAMITPGPVVITVAFIGYLVAGLLGAVLASIGVFLPCYLFVVIPAKYFRRSAGNLHIKAFVDGVTAAATGAIAGAAFVLGKRAIVDIPTVLIALATLGVLSQLRKVPEPLVILMAGAVGLLLQWG, encoded by the coding sequence ATGACAGACGCTCCAACCCCCAAGACCACAACTGCAGAACAGCAACCGTCATCCACGAGCGCTGATACAGCGCCGTGTACGTTGCAAGAATTTCTTCTGTACTTTCTGCGGTTGGGGACGTTCGGCTTTGGCGGACCGATTGCACTTGCCGGCTACATGCAGCGTGATCTCGTCGAAAATCGTCGCTGGATTACCAAGCAAGATTATGTCGAAGGGCTGGCGCTGGCGCAACTCGCCCCAGGGCCACTGGCTGCGCAGCTTGCGATCTACCTCGGCTGGGTGCGTGCCGGCACATTTGGCGCCACCCTCGTGAGCGCCGCTTTCATCTTGCCTTCGTTTCTGATGGTCTTGGTGATATCGGTGCTCTATGTACGCTATGGAGGTCTCTCCTGGATGCAAGGATCGTTTTACGGTATTGGTGCTGCCGTCATTGCCATCATCGCACGCAGCGCCTACAAACTTGTGCGCCTCACCCTCGCCAAGGACCGTCTGCTGTGGGTACTGTTCTGTGTGAGCGCCTTGGTGACTGCATGGACCGAGTCGGAAATTATCTGGCTGTTTGTACTCTGTGGTGTGGTGGCGCTTTTCTTCAAGGCGCCTCCGTTTTTTGGCTCACGTTCCGTAGCGCTCTCGCTTGCTCCATGGCCAGTCTGGCTCCTTACCGGCCTACACGGTTCTGCGTCTGGCGGGGTCTTGTGGACCGTCACTTGGTATTTTGCTGAGGCTGGCGCGTTCGTGTTCGGCAGTGGCCTTGCCATCGTGCCGTTTCTGTATGGCGGTGTAGTTGAGCAGTTCCAGTGGCTAAACGAGCGCCAGTTCCTCGATGCCGTGGCGGTGGCGATGATTACACCAGGGCCTGTAGTCATCACCGTGGCGTTCATCGGTTATCTCGTCGCTGGCCTGCTTGGTGCTGTGCTGGCGTCTATCGGTGTGTTCTTGCCGTGCTATTTGTTTGTGGTCATCCCGGCAAAGTACTTTCGGCGCTCTGCTGGGAATCTCCACATTAAGGCGTTTGTCGATGGCGTGACGGCGGCCGCGACAGGGGCTATTGCGGGCGCTGCGTTTGTTCTCGGGAAACGGGCAATTGTTGACATTCCAACAGTTCTCATTGCCTTGGCGACCCTCGGAGTGCTCAGCCAACTCAGGAAAGTGCCAGAGCCGCTCGTGATTCTCATGGCCGGAGCAGTGGGGCTGCTGTTGCAATGGGGCTAA
- a CDS encoding DUF1080 domain-containing protein, which translates to MIVLTVVWTLLTFAGVSSAGQIVLDFDTAEVGKLPADFSTALTGDGGPSMWGVKEDASAPSGGKVLAQTSTDTTDYRFPLCIYEKITAKDVEVAVRFKAVSGKVDQAAGLMVRFQDKDNYYITRANALEDNVRLYKVVGGSRKQFAGSKAKVSPGAWHTLKLEVKGKHFAVFFDDARLFEADDDTFAQPGKAGLWTKADSVTYFNNLTIESHDDGGTR; encoded by the coding sequence ATGATTGTCCTCACAGTCGTATGGACTCTCCTGACGTTTGCTGGGGTGAGTTCTGCCGGACAAATCGTGCTTGATTTCGACACTGCTGAAGTCGGCAAACTTCCCGCCGACTTTTCAACCGCCCTGACCGGTGACGGTGGGCCAAGCATGTGGGGAGTGAAAGAAGACGCTTCGGCTCCCAGCGGCGGGAAAGTACTGGCGCAAACGAGCACGGACACCACGGACTACCGCTTCCCTCTCTGTATCTACGAGAAGATTACAGCAAAAGATGTCGAGGTTGCCGTTCGCTTTAAGGCTGTCTCAGGGAAAGTCGATCAAGCCGCCGGGCTCATGGTGCGGTTCCAGGACAAGGATAACTACTATATCACCCGGGCCAACGCGCTTGAGGACAACGTCAGACTCTACAAAGTCGTGGGAGGCAGCCGTAAGCAATTTGCGGGGAGCAAGGCGAAGGTGTCGCCCGGCGCGTGGCATACACTGAAGCTCGAAGTAAAGGGTAAGCACTTTGCAGTGTTCTTCGATGACGCGCGACTGTTTGAGGCCGATGACGACACGTTCGCACAACCAGGGAAGGCAGGACTCTGGACGAAAGCGGATAGTGTCACGTATTTTAACAATTTGACCATCGAGAGTCATGACGATGGAGGGACACGATGA
- a CDS encoding chromate resistance protein gives MKWVTRRSIRVNRMATAWLIRRFIDPQAAFLFVEPDEVAEIQQREGARGFDAPGATYPHQDDKGRCSFEALVEGYCPEDVVLREVARIVRGADFPEEISLTPESAGVRAISHGFPLVARDDHEVVEKAAFLYDSLYAALQRQRTEHLST, from the coding sequence ATGAAATGGGTGACGCGCCGGTCGATCCGGGTGAATCGGATGGCAACAGCGTGGTTGATCCGCCGCTTTATCGATCCGCAGGCGGCGTTCCTGTTCGTCGAACCGGATGAGGTTGCCGAAATCCAGCAGCGTGAAGGCGCTCGGGGATTCGACGCCCCAGGGGCGACTTACCCGCACCAAGACGATAAAGGCCGGTGTTCGTTCGAAGCGCTGGTAGAGGGGTATTGTCCCGAAGACGTTGTGCTGCGTGAAGTTGCTCGTATCGTGCGCGGGGCAGACTTCCCGGAAGAGATCTCCCTCACGCCAGAGTCCGCCGGAGTACGCGCCATCTCTCACGGCTTTCCATTGGTCGCGCGGGACGATCATGAAGTCGTGGAGAAGGCGGCGTTTCTCTACGATAGTCTCTACGCTGCGCTGCAAAGACAACGCACGGAACATCTCTCAACCTAA
- a CDS encoding PepSY domain-containing protein → MEQKNFLVRVSKGVVVAASVVFLGALLSGTGLTAEQEEETSALLAKLPQSKHSLADGIKQAEKEEGVAISAKFEMEGDELSLSVYTAKPGRSTDAEHNTLMELAGNPTTDQWQPKKEVFEDKAHIARASMHLTLVQLTKLTLADVVQKAAAHQPGTVYSVIPAIRDGKPVFDVLVATPDHKSIHVTLDLHTGEAIKK, encoded by the coding sequence ATGGAACAGAAGAACTTTCTCGTAAGGGTGAGCAAGGGAGTAGTCGTAGCTGCCAGTGTGGTCTTTCTCGGGGCGCTCCTGAGCGGCACTGGTCTCACGGCTGAGCAGGAGGAAGAGACGAGCGCTCTGCTGGCGAAACTGCCGCAGAGCAAGCACTCGCTCGCCGACGGCATCAAGCAGGCTGAGAAGGAGGAAGGCGTTGCGATCTCAGCGAAGTTCGAGATGGAAGGAGACGAGTTGAGCCTGAGCGTCTATACCGCCAAACCGGGCCGGAGCACGGATGCGGAGCACAACACCTTGATGGAATTGGCCGGGAACCCGACCACCGACCAATGGCAGCCGAAGAAGGAAGTGTTTGAGGATAAAGCCCATATCGCCCGCGCGTCGATGCACTTGACCTTAGTGCAACTCACGAAGTTGACGCTGGCAGACGTGGTCCAGAAGGCAGCCGCTCACCAACCAGGCACAGTATATTCGGTGATTCCCGCGATTCGAGACGGCAAGCCGGTCTTCGACGTGCTTGTCGCGACACCGGACCACAAGAGCATCCATGTGACTCTCGACCTCCACACAGGCGAAGCGATCAAAAAATAG
- a CDS encoding superoxide dismutase, which translates to MNDITRREAVGTLIKGSLAAALIDLTQGGNVMAEEVQQSSSAAPPLAPAYRGANQIKPLPFEASKLKGLSEKLITSHHQNNYTGAVKRLNQIQQQLGGLPKDTAPYQVGSLKREELVATNSMILHEFYFDNLGGDGKASGAVVDLIKNHYGSYEAWEQDFRLTGLSLGGGSGWVILHYNPRENAVHNYWAWDHTHSLAWGTPVLVMDMYEHAYHMDYGANTRGYIDAFFQNIKWDEVNRRAEEARPRK; encoded by the coding sequence ATGAACGACATAACCCGGCGAGAAGCAGTTGGGACACTCATCAAGGGGAGCCTGGCGGCTGCCCTAATTGATCTCACTCAAGGAGGAAATGTCATGGCGGAAGAAGTGCAACAAAGCAGTAGTGCAGCACCGCCACTGGCGCCCGCGTATCGTGGGGCGAATCAGATAAAGCCGCTGCCTTTTGAGGCAAGCAAGCTGAAGGGCCTGTCGGAGAAGCTCATCACTTCTCATCATCAGAACAATTACACTGGCGCGGTGAAACGGCTCAATCAGATCCAACAGCAGCTCGGCGGCCTGCCCAAAGACACCGCACCCTATCAGGTGGGGTCGCTCAAACGTGAAGAACTTGTGGCCACGAACTCCATGATCCTGCATGAGTTCTACTTCGATAACCTTGGCGGTGACGGGAAGGCAAGTGGCGCGGTGGTAGACCTCATCAAAAATCATTACGGCTCGTACGAAGCGTGGGAGCAAGACTTTCGGCTCACGGGCCTGTCGCTCGGCGGCGGCTCGGGGTGGGTGATTCTGCATTACAACCCTCGTGAGAACGCCGTGCATAATTACTGGGCGTGGGATCATACGCACAGTCTCGCATGGGGAACCCCGGTGCTGGTGATGGATATGTACGAGCATGCCTACCATATGGACTATGGCGCGAACACACGCGGGTATATTGACGCGTTTTTCCAGAACATCAAGTGGGACGAAGTCAACCGTCGCGCCGAGGAGGCGCGTCCCCGCAAATAA
- a CDS encoding heavy metal sensor histidine kinase gives MTRWWWPRSVRVRLTLWYAGALTVVLLLYAGGVFIFLRHSLAAELDRRLHEDFEVAEQMLERTADGGIRWRADDHHHDEDASDEGWLDVWSPEGKLLYRSASFASGGGGAPSFGLPTPRQRYESVTLPGEVHIRTLSSSYLIDSLPVVIRVARSAERLRRELDDLLLVLLLGLPVAVGITGVGGYALARRALAPVNRMADRARIITADRLGERLPVVTPDDELGHLATVFNDTFARLERSFEQLRRFTSDASHELRTPLTAIRSVGEVGLREHRDENAYREIIGSMLEEADRLGRLVDSLLTLSRAEAGQMKLTLDRVDLGELVREVANHLGVLAEEKRQSLSVEATAPVYATVDRLVFRQAVINLVDNAVKYSSEGGHVRIVVQDQPQGPALQVIDTGPGIGVEDQKRIFDRFYRVDKARSRELGGTGLGLAIARWAVEAHGGRIELESEEGKGSTFRITLSSTQA, from the coding sequence ATGACTCGGTGGTGGTGGCCCCGCAGTGTACGTGTACGGCTGACGCTGTGGTACGCAGGAGCGCTCACCGTTGTCTTGCTCCTCTATGCCGGTGGAGTGTTCATCTTTCTCAGACATAGCCTTGCCGCTGAACTTGACCGCCGACTGCACGAGGATTTCGAAGTGGCCGAGCAGATGTTGGAGCGTACCGCCGATGGAGGAATCCGCTGGCGGGCCGACGATCATCACCACGATGAGGACGCTAGCGATGAGGGGTGGCTGGATGTATGGAGTCCTGAAGGCAAGCTGTTGTATCGCAGCGCCTCATTCGCGAGTGGAGGGGGAGGTGCTCCCTCCTTTGGACTCCCGACGCCTCGGCAAAGATACGAATCCGTTACCTTACCCGGTGAGGTTCACATCCGGACCTTGAGCAGTTCCTATTTGATCGACAGCTTGCCCGTTGTAATTCGGGTGGCAAGATCAGCGGAGCGCCTGCGTCGTGAGCTTGATGACCTGCTCTTGGTCCTGCTGCTTGGCCTTCCCGTAGCCGTTGGGATCACCGGAGTGGGCGGCTACGCGCTTGCACGCCGTGCGCTGGCTCCAGTGAATCGGATGGCAGATCGGGCGAGAATCATCACTGCGGATCGCCTCGGTGAACGGCTCCCAGTGGTGACCCCCGACGATGAACTGGGACATCTCGCCACGGTGTTTAACGACACCTTCGCCCGTCTAGAGCGCTCCTTTGAGCAATTGCGCCGTTTTACCTCGGACGCCTCCCATGAACTGCGTACCCCTCTCACCGCGATTCGCAGTGTTGGTGAGGTGGGTCTCCGTGAACATCGTGACGAGAACGCTTACCGTGAGATCATCGGCAGTATGCTGGAAGAGGCGGATCGGCTGGGTCGTCTGGTGGATAGTCTGCTGACGCTCTCTCGCGCTGAGGCCGGACAGATGAAGTTGACTCTCGATCGTGTGGATCTGGGAGAGCTGGTGCGCGAAGTGGCCAACCATCTGGGAGTGCTCGCGGAGGAAAAGCGGCAATCCCTTTCGGTGGAAGCCACCGCTCCGGTCTACGCGACGGTGGATCGCCTCGTGTTCCGTCAAGCCGTCATCAATTTGGTTGACAATGCCGTCAAGTATAGCTCTGAGGGCGGGCATGTTCGGATTGTCGTTCAGGATCAGCCACAGGGTCCCGCTCTACAGGTGATCGACACAGGACCCGGAATCGGGGTGGAGGACCAAAAGCGTATCTTTGACCGGTTCTACCGGGTGGATAAAGCTCGCTCACGAGAGTTGGGGGGGACTGGCCTCGGGCTCGCCATCGCTCGCTGGGCGGTGGAGGCACACGGCGGCCGCATCGAGTTGGAGAGCGAGGAGGGCAAGGGAAGCACGTTTCGCATCACACTGTCGTCAACACAGGCATAA
- a CDS encoding response regulator transcription factor: MRLLVIEDEAKVARALKEGLEGEHYEVVVATSGEEGFFRANAEVFDLVVLDLMLPGRDGIEVLTTLRQRGVQTPVLILTAKDAVEDRVLGLDSGADDYLVKPFAFPELLARIRALLRRGRIDQALRFKVGDLEMDLVTRKVTRGEQTLELTAREFELLEYLLRHQNQQVSREMLAHDVWKEPTRATPLDNVIDVHIARLRKKVDQDFPFKLIHTVRGIGFILREGEP, encoded by the coding sequence ATGCGTCTCCTTGTTATCGAAGATGAAGCCAAAGTCGCGCGAGCCCTCAAAGAGGGACTCGAAGGCGAACACTATGAGGTTGTAGTAGCAACGAGCGGTGAGGAAGGGTTCTTTCGCGCCAACGCTGAGGTATTCGATCTGGTCGTGCTCGATTTAATGCTTCCAGGGCGAGACGGGATCGAAGTCCTCACCACGCTGCGCCAACGCGGGGTGCAGACCCCAGTCCTGATCCTGACGGCAAAAGACGCCGTCGAGGACCGCGTCCTGGGGCTTGATAGCGGTGCCGATGACTACTTAGTGAAGCCCTTTGCGTTCCCGGAACTCCTCGCCCGCATTCGTGCGCTCCTGCGCCGGGGCCGCATAGATCAGGCCCTTCGCTTCAAAGTCGGGGACTTGGAGATGGACCTCGTAACAAGGAAAGTTACTCGGGGCGAGCAGACTCTGGAGTTGACGGCGCGCGAATTTGAACTGCTTGAATACCTCTTGCGTCACCAGAATCAGCAAGTGTCCAGAGAGATGCTCGCCCATGATGTATGGAAGGAACCAACTCGGGCCACACCGCTTGACAACGTCATTGATGTCCACATCGCACGCCTGCGGAAAAAAGTGGACCAGGATTTTCCCTTCAAGCTCATTCACACCGTGCGTGGTATCGGCTTCATCCTACGGGAAGGTGAACCATGA
- a CDS encoding TolC family protein, translating to MKSNVLLELCCAASVAVLAASSTTFHAYGAEEPASDSTTTTVPSMNQVTLNALVTDVLEHNPEVNFYSAEIAAAKGEARTAATWKNPELSTTVGDKRVAGDGLAAEGVTWSVSIRQTFEWPGRIPLRKAIANQQIQLAELGLGQFKAALAARTRAVAFGLFAAQQKAAAAREVADRFHALREVLVQRDPAGITPELELRIIEATEITMLRKASEVSVAEQAAMLELNQLRGQPWQQAMKVAPVDLAFTATPGPEALLSAARANNFEIRMRQVELEQQGFKVSLAHKDRYPSFTVGPYFSQERAGNGERYVGIDLSMPLPLWNRNEGNIETAMARQQQAETSMYVTQRTVERQVVEKALTYQTKLAEMAKWRPESVAEFRQAATLADRHYRLGAVPITTYVELQRQYLDAVEALLDTKREALDAGQQLELLTGLDIHAVRTIP from the coding sequence ATGAAATCCAATGTCCTACTTGAGCTATGCTGTGCGGCCTCTGTTGCGGTGCTAGCCGCGAGTTCCACGACCTTCCATGCATACGGGGCGGAGGAGCCAGCCTCGGACTCCACTACAACAACCGTTCCATCAATGAACCAGGTGACGCTTAACGCGCTGGTTACGGATGTCCTGGAACACAATCCGGAAGTCAATTTCTACAGTGCCGAGATTGCCGCGGCCAAAGGCGAAGCCCGCACTGCGGCGACATGGAAAAATCCAGAACTCTCTACCACGGTCGGAGACAAGCGGGTGGCGGGCGATGGGCTGGCCGCTGAAGGTGTTACCTGGTCGGTGTCGATACGGCAAACATTTGAATGGCCGGGGCGCATCCCGCTACGGAAGGCTATCGCCAACCAACAAATACAATTGGCCGAGCTGGGTCTCGGGCAGTTCAAAGCCGCACTGGCCGCACGGACCCGCGCCGTCGCTTTCGGCTTGTTCGCCGCCCAGCAGAAGGCCGCAGCGGCTCGGGAAGTCGCCGACCGCTTTCATGCGTTGCGTGAAGTGTTAGTGCAACGGGACCCGGCTGGTATCACGCCGGAGTTGGAATTGCGCATCATCGAAGCGACCGAGATCACGATGCTCCGTAAGGCTAGTGAGGTGTCCGTGGCGGAACAAGCAGCGATGCTCGAACTGAACCAACTGCGCGGCCAGCCATGGCAGCAGGCAATGAAGGTTGCGCCGGTAGATCTCGCATTCACCGCTACGCCGGGGCCAGAGGCTCTTTTATCGGCGGCGCGGGCGAACAATTTCGAGATACGGATGCGACAGGTGGAGTTGGAACAGCAGGGGTTCAAGGTCTCGCTGGCGCACAAGGACCGTTACCCATCGTTCACCGTAGGGCCGTATTTTTCCCAGGAGCGAGCGGGCAACGGTGAGCGATACGTTGGTATCGACCTGTCGATGCCGCTGCCCCTGTGGAACCGGAACGAGGGAAACATCGAGACCGCCATGGCCCGACAGCAGCAGGCGGAAACCTCGATGTACGTCACGCAGCGGACCGTCGAGAGGCAAGTCGTCGAGAAAGCGCTGACGTACCAAACGAAACTTGCTGAGATGGCGAAGTGGCGGCCGGAGTCGGTGGCGGAATTTCGCCAAGCGGCGACACTGGCCGACCGTCACTACCGGCTCGGTGCGGTGCCGATCACCACCTACGTCGAGTTGCAGAGACAATACCTGGATGCAGTCGAGGCGCTGCTGGACACCAAGCGCGAGGCGCTCGACGCCGGGCAACAACTGGAATTGCTCACCGGGCTGGACATCCACGCGGTTCGTACCATCCCGTAA